A single region of the Bicyclus anynana chromosome 14, ilBicAnyn1.1, whole genome shotgun sequence genome encodes:
- the LOC112044438 gene encoding coiled-coil-helix-coiled-coil-helix domain-containing protein 10, mitochondrial, whose protein sequence is MPRRGRSASPPPAPQRRAAAPPPQRSNVPAHAPPSTPAMATAQPQQPSLFGQMAATAGGVAVGSAVGHVAGSALTGMFSGGSSEPAQQQQAQPAQPAYNQGQQQPQGPCAWEIKQFIECAQQQHDLSLCEGFNEALRQCKVNNHI, encoded by the exons atgcctcgACGAGGACGATCTGCAAGTCCACCTCCAGCTCCTCAGCGAAG AGCTGCGGCTCCTCCACCACAGCGAAGCAATGTACCAGCTCATGCTCCTCCGTCAACCCCAGCCATGGCCACTGCGCAGCCTCAGCAGCCTTCTTTGTTTGGCCAAATGGCAGCCACCGCCGGTGGAGTTGCCGTAGGCTCAGCTGTG GGTCATGTGGCTGGTAGTGCACTGACTGGTATGTTCAGTGGAGGAAGCAGCGAGCCTGCGCAGCAACAGCAAGCCCAGCCCGCCCAGCCAGCTTACAACCAAGGACAACAACAACCCCAAGGACCTTGCGCCTGGGAGATCAAGCAGTTCATTGAGTGCGCCCAACAACAGCACGACCTGTCTCTATGCGAAGGCTTTAATGAGGCTCTGCGTCAATGCAAAGTGAACAACCACATCTAA